The Rattus rattus isolate New Zealand chromosome 1, Rrattus_CSIRO_v1, whole genome shotgun sequence genome includes a region encoding these proteins:
- the Mmp19 gene encoding matrix metalloproteinase-19 isoform X1 has product MDWQQLWLAFLLPVTVSGRALGPAEKEAVVDYLLQYGYLQKPLEGADDFRLEDITEALRTFQEASELPVSGQMDDATRARMKQPRCGLEDPFNQKTLKYLLLGHWRKKHLTFRILNVPSTLSPSRVRAALHQAFKYWSNVAPLTFREVKAGWADIRLSFHGRQSPYCSNSFDGPGKVLAHADIPELGSVHFDKDEFWTEGTYQGVNLRIIAAHEVGHALGLGHSRYTQALMAPVYAGYQPYFRLHPDDVAGIQALYGKRRPEPEDEEEEIEMHTVSTVTTKPSPMPNPCSSEVDAMMLGPRGKTYAFKGDYVWTVTDSGPGPLFRVSALWEGLPGNLDAAVYSPRTRRTHFFKGNKVWRYVDFKLSPGFPMKLNRVEPNLDAALYWPVNQKVFLFKGSGYWQWDELTRTDLSRYPKPIKELFTGVPDQPSAAMSWQDGQVYFFKGKEYWRLNQQLRVAKGYPRNTTHWMHCSPRTPDTNSLTGDVTTPSTVDSVLDVPSATDAASLSSSANVTLLGA; this is encoded by the exons ATGGACTGGCAGCAGCTGTGGCTGGCCTTCTTACTTCCTGTGACAGTCTCAGGCCGGGCTCTGGGGCCTGCAGAGAAGGAGGCGGTGGTG GATTACCTGTTGCAGTATGGGTATCTACAGAAACCTCTGGAAGGAGCTGATGACTTCAGGCTAGAAGATATCACAGAGGCTCTAAG aactttccaggaAGCATCTGAACTGCCTGTTTCCGGTCAGATGGATGATGCCACAAGGGCCCGTATGAAGCAGCCCCGTTGTGGTCTGGAGGATCCTTTCAACCAGAAGACTCTGAAATACCTGCTTCTGG GCCACTGGAGAAAGAAGCACTTGACATTCCGCATCTTGAACGTGCCCTCCACCCTCTCACCCTCCAGAGTCCGAGCAGCCCTGCATCAAGCCTTTAAGTATTGGAGCAATGTAGCCCCCCTGACCTTCCGGGAGGTGAAAGCTGGTTGGGCTGATATCCGCCTCTCGTTCCATGGCCGCCAAAGCCCATACTGCTCCAACAGCTTTGATGGGCCTG GGAAGGTCCTGGCCCATGCTGACATCCCAGAGCTTGGCAGTGTACACTTCGATAAAGATGAATTCTGGACCGAGGGGACCTACCAGGGAGTGAACCTACGCATCATTGCGGCCCATGAGGTGGGCCACGCCCTGGGACTTGGGCATTCCCGATATACCCAGGCACTCATGGCGCCTGTCTACGCTGGCTACCAGCCCTACTTCAGGCTGCATCCGGATGATGTGGCAGGGATCCAGGCGCTCTATG GCAAGAGGAGGCCGGAgccagaagatgaggaggaagagattgAGATGCACACTGTGTCAACAGTGACCACAAAACCCAGTCCCATGCCAAACCCCTGCAGCAGTGAAGTGGATGCCATGATGCTAG GGCCTCGGGGCAAGACCTATGCTTTCAAGGGTGACTATGTGTGGACTGTAACAGATTCAGGGCCAGGGCCCTTGTTCCGAGTGTCTGCCCTTTGGGAGGGGCTGCCTGGAAACCTGGATGCTGCTGTCTACTCTCCCCGGACACGGCGGACTCATTTCTTCAAGG GAAACAAGGTGTGGCGGTATGTGGATTTCAAGTTGTCTCCTGGCTTTCCCATGAAACTCAACAGAGTGGAACCCAACCTGGATGCAGCTCTCTATTGGCCTGTTAATCAGAAGGTGTTCCTTTTTAAG GGCTCAGGATACTGGCAATGGGATGAACTGACCAGAACTGACCTCAGTCGCTACCCCAAACCAATCAAGGAACTTTTCACTGGAGTGCCAGACCAACCCTCGGCAGCTatgagctggcaagatggccaaGTCTACTTCTTCAAGGGCAAAGAGTACTGGCGCCTTAACCAGCAACTTCGAGTGGCAAAGGGCTATCCCAGAAATACGACACACTGGATGCACTGTAGTCCTCGGACTCCAGACACTAACTCATTAACTGGGGATGTGACCACTCCTTCAACCGTGGACTCAGTCTTGGACGTTCCTTCTGCCACAGACGCTGCCTCCCTCTCATCCTCAGCTAATGTCACCTTGCTAGGGGCCTGA
- the Mmp19 gene encoding matrix metalloproteinase-19 isoform X2, with translation MDDATRARMKQPRCGLEDPFNQKTLKYLLLGHWRKKHLTFRILNVPSTLSPSRVRAALHQAFKYWSNVAPLTFREVKAGWADIRLSFHGRQSPYCSNSFDGPGKVLAHADIPELGSVHFDKDEFWTEGTYQGVNLRIIAAHEVGHALGLGHSRYTQALMAPVYAGYQPYFRLHPDDVAGIQALYGKRRPEPEDEEEEIEMHTVSTVTTKPSPMPNPCSSEVDAMMLGPRGKTYAFKGDYVWTVTDSGPGPLFRVSALWEGLPGNLDAAVYSPRTRRTHFFKGNKVWRYVDFKLSPGFPMKLNRVEPNLDAALYWPVNQKVFLFKGSGYWQWDELTRTDLSRYPKPIKELFTGVPDQPSAAMSWQDGQVYFFKGKEYWRLNQQLRVAKGYPRNTTHWMHCSPRTPDTNSLTGDVTTPSTVDSVLDVPSATDAASLSSSANVTLLGA, from the exons ATGGATGATGCCACAAGGGCCCGTATGAAGCAGCCCCGTTGTGGTCTGGAGGATCCTTTCAACCAGAAGACTCTGAAATACCTGCTTCTGG GCCACTGGAGAAAGAAGCACTTGACATTCCGCATCTTGAACGTGCCCTCCACCCTCTCACCCTCCAGAGTCCGAGCAGCCCTGCATCAAGCCTTTAAGTATTGGAGCAATGTAGCCCCCCTGACCTTCCGGGAGGTGAAAGCTGGTTGGGCTGATATCCGCCTCTCGTTCCATGGCCGCCAAAGCCCATACTGCTCCAACAGCTTTGATGGGCCTG GGAAGGTCCTGGCCCATGCTGACATCCCAGAGCTTGGCAGTGTACACTTCGATAAAGATGAATTCTGGACCGAGGGGACCTACCAGGGAGTGAACCTACGCATCATTGCGGCCCATGAGGTGGGCCACGCCCTGGGACTTGGGCATTCCCGATATACCCAGGCACTCATGGCGCCTGTCTACGCTGGCTACCAGCCCTACTTCAGGCTGCATCCGGATGATGTGGCAGGGATCCAGGCGCTCTATG GCAAGAGGAGGCCGGAgccagaagatgaggaggaagagattgAGATGCACACTGTGTCAACAGTGACCACAAAACCCAGTCCCATGCCAAACCCCTGCAGCAGTGAAGTGGATGCCATGATGCTAG GGCCTCGGGGCAAGACCTATGCTTTCAAGGGTGACTATGTGTGGACTGTAACAGATTCAGGGCCAGGGCCCTTGTTCCGAGTGTCTGCCCTTTGGGAGGGGCTGCCTGGAAACCTGGATGCTGCTGTCTACTCTCCCCGGACACGGCGGACTCATTTCTTCAAGG GAAACAAGGTGTGGCGGTATGTGGATTTCAAGTTGTCTCCTGGCTTTCCCATGAAACTCAACAGAGTGGAACCCAACCTGGATGCAGCTCTCTATTGGCCTGTTAATCAGAAGGTGTTCCTTTTTAAG GGCTCAGGATACTGGCAATGGGATGAACTGACCAGAACTGACCTCAGTCGCTACCCCAAACCAATCAAGGAACTTTTCACTGGAGTGCCAGACCAACCCTCGGCAGCTatgagctggcaagatggccaaGTCTACTTCTTCAAGGGCAAAGAGTACTGGCGCCTTAACCAGCAACTTCGAGTGGCAAAGGGCTATCCCAGAAATACGACACACTGGATGCACTGTAGTCCTCGGACTCCAGACACTAACTCATTAACTGGGGATGTGACCACTCCTTCAACCGTGGACTCAGTCTTGGACGTTCCTTCTGCCACAGACGCTGCCTCCCTCTCATCCTCAGCTAATGTCACCTTGCTAGGGGCCTGA
- the Ormdl2 gene encoding ORM1-like protein 2: MNVGVAHSEVNPNTRVMNSRGIWLAYVILVGLLHVVLLSIPFFSIPVVWTLTNVIHNLAMYVFLHTVKGTPFETPDQGKARLLTHWEQMDYGLQFTSSRKFLSISPIVLYLLASFYTKYDAAHFLINTASLLSVLLPKLPQFHGVRLFGINKY, translated from the exons ATGAATGTGGGGGTGGCCCACAGCGAAGTAAACCCCAACACTCGAGTGATGAACAGTCGGGGCATCTGGCTGGCCTACGTCATCTTGGTAGGACTGCTGCATGTGGTGCTCCTCAGCATCCCTTTCTTCAGCATTCCTGTTGTCTGGACCCTGACCAACGTCATCCATAACTTG gcAATGTATGTCTTCCTACATACAGTCAAAGGGACGCCCTTTGAGACCCCTGACCAAGGAAAGGCTCGGCTTTTGACACACTGGGAGCAGATGGACTACGGACTACAGTTTACCTCCTCACGAAAGTTCCTCAGCATTTCCCCTATTGTACT CTACCTACTGGCCAGCTTCTACACCAAGTATGATGCTGCTCATTTCCTCATCAACACTGCCTCACTGCTCAGCGTACTGCTGCCTAAGCTGCCCCAGTTCCATGGGGTTCGCCTCTTTGGAATCAACAAATACTGA
- the Dnajc14 gene encoding dnaJ homolog subfamily C member 14 → MAQKHPGERGLCGVHHSGGSSLTTSGSSVDPEILSFSGLRDSKETAPNGTRCLKEHSDPKYTQPPNPAHWSDPSHGPPRGPGPPREGGYPDESETCSEESGVDQELSRENETGYQEDGSPSFLPIPSACNCQGSPGVPEGTCSEEGDGSSSSFCHHCTSPALGEDEELEEEYDDEEPLKFPSDFSRVSSGKKPPSRRQRHRFLTKEDVRDSGRRDPKAPGRHRLARKRSQTDKRRGLGLWGVEELCQLGQAGFWWLIELLVLVGEYVETCGYLIYACRKLKGSDLDLFRIWVGVWARRLGGWARVMFQFLSQSFFSVAGLFIRLLRVVGAFLLLALALFLGCLQLGWRFLVGLGDRLGWRDKAAWLFSWLDSPALHHFLTLLKDSRPWQQLVRVIQWGWLELPWVKQRTQRQGTAHVASGRYCQPEEEVARLLTMAGVPEDELNPFHVLGVEATASDIELKKAYRQLAVMVHPDKNHHPRAEEAFKVLRAAWDIVSNPERRKEYEMKRMAENELSRSVNEFLSKLQDDLKEAMNTMMCSRCQGKHRRFEMDREPKSARYCAECNRLHPAEEGDFWAESSMLGLKITYFALMDGKVYDITEWAGCQRVGISPDTHRVPYHISFGSRVPGTSGRQRATPESPPADLQDFLSRIFQVPPGPMSNGNFFAAPHPGPGTTSTSRPNSSVPKGEAKPKRRKKVRRPFQR, encoded by the exons ATGGCCCAGAAGCACCCGGGAGAAAGAGGGTTGTGTGGAGTCCACCACAGTGGTGGTTCCTCCCTCACTACATCAGGATCCTCTGTGGACCCCGAAATACTTTCATTCTCAGGACTCAGGGACTCGAAAGAGACTGCTCCTAATGGTACACGCTGCCTCAAAGAGCACTCCGACCCTAAGTACACACAACCTCCAAACCCAGCCCACTGGTCGGATCCAAGCCATGGTCCTCCAAGGGGTCCAGGACCACCTAGAGAAGGAGGCTACCCTGATGAGAGCGAGACATGTTCGGAAGAGTCAGGAGTGGACCAGGAACTCTCAAGAGAGAATGAGACTGGGTACCAGGAGGATGGGagtccttcttttcttcccattccaTCTGCTTGTAACTGCCAGGGAAGCCCTGGGGTCCCTGAAGGGACTTGTTCTGAGGAAGGAGACGGCTCTTCTAGCAGCTTTTGCCACCACTGCACCTCTCCAGCCTTGGGGGAAGATGAAGAGTTAGAAGAAGAATACGATGATGAGGAACCTCTTAAATTTCCCAGTGATTTTTCACGTGTGTCCAGTGGAAAGAAACCCCCGTCCCGAAGGCAGAGGCACCGTTTTCTGACCAAGGAGGATGTTCGGGACAGTGGACGCAGAGATCCCAAGGCCCCAGGCCGTCATCGGCTGGCCCGAAAACGAAGTCAGACAGATAAGCGCAGAGGCCTGGGACTGTGGGGAGTAGAGGAACTATGTCAGCTTGGACAGGCAGGCTTCTGGTGGCTGATTGAACTGCTGGTATTGGTGGGAGAGTATGTGGAAACCTGTGGCTATCTCATTTACGCATGCAGGAAGTTGAAAGGCAGTGACCTGGACCTTTTCCGAATCTGGGTGGGGGTCTGGGCCAGGAGATTGGGGGGCTGGGCCCGAGTGATGTTCCAGTTTCTAAGTCAGAGCTTCTTCAGTGTGGCAGGGCTGTTCATCCGTTTGCTTAGGGTAGTGGGTGCTTTCCTCCTCCTGGCTCTAGCCCTCTTTTTGGGGTGTCTGCAGTTGGGCTGGAGGTTTTTGGTGGGACTGGGCGACCGGCTAGGCTGGAGGGATAAGGCCGCTTGGCTGTTCTCGTGGCTGGATTCTCCAGCCTTGCATCATTTCTTGACTCTGCTGAAAGATAGCAGACCATGGCAGCAGCTGGTGAGAGTAATTCAGTGGGGCTGGCTAGAGCTGCCCTGGGTCAAGCAGAGGACTCAGAGACAGGGCACTGCCCATGTAGCTAGCGGGCGATACTGCCAGCCTGAAGAGGAAGTCGCCCGACTCTTGACCATGGCTGGGGTTCCTGAAGATGAACTAAACCCTTTTCATGTGCTGGGGGTTGAAGCTACAGCATCCGATATTGAACTAAAGAAGGCCTATAGGCAGCTAGCGGTGATG GTCCATCCTGATAAAAATCACCATCCCCGGGCTGAGGAGGCCTTTAAAGTTTTGCGGGCAGCTTGGGACATTGTCAGCAATCCAGAGAGGCGGAAGGAATATGAGAT GAAACGGATGGCAGAGAATGAGCTCAGCCGCTCGGTGAATGAGTTTCTGTCGAAGCTACAAGATGACCTCAAGGAGGCAATGAATACGATGATGTGCAGCCGGTGCCAAGGGAAGCATAG GAGGTTTGAAATGGACCGGGAACCCAAGAGTGCCAGATACTGTGCTGAGTGTAACAGGTTGCATCCTGCTGAGGAAGGAGACTTCTGGGCAGAGTCAAGCATGTTGGGCCTCAAGATCACCTACTTTGCACTGATGGATGGGAAGGTGTATGACATCACAG AGTGGGCTGGATGCCAGCGTGTGGGCATCTCCCCAGATACCCACCGAGTTCCTTACCACATCTCATTTGGTTCTCGGGTACCAGGCACCAGTGGCCGACAAAG GGCCACTCCAGAGTCCCCTCCTGCTGACCTGCAGGATTTCTTGAGCCGGATCTTTCAAGTACCTCCAGGGCCGATGTCCAATGGGAACTTCTTTGCCGCACCTCACCCTGGCCCTGGGACTACTTCAACCTCCAGGCCCAACAGTTCAGTACCCAAGGGAGAAGCCAAACCTAAACGGCGGAAGAAAGTGAGGCGGCCCTTCCAACGATGa
- the LOC116906544 gene encoding transmembrane protein 198-like — MEKASLPLTLTSYPRPFNQQLPEPPDPRCILEPQDSLALAPALVCALCCCFGIIYCCLGYRCFKAVMFLSGLLSGALVIFLLCHKERVLETQLSLEVSAGIALGIGLLCGLVTMLVRSVGLFLTGLLLGLTLGAGTLLGTEPIYQPHSAWVPVGGLMGLALLGALLTLRWPRPFTVLGTALLGAAVLVACADYFLEGLALGTRLGKRLQALPELPPLCWYSWVLLGTWPVLGALGTLAQWKLMAEERGSHTNVILSHQQRHLQLLRLHQQEAKRHRTPSGTGLCGGRCRNQLPPNIRSPAHRPAPSYQQSLRELELVPSPQATGPHTVLDLDSDCSSTVLLTTPH, encoded by the exons ATGGAGAAAGCCTCCTTGCCTCTGACTTTAACATCTTACCCAAGGCCCTTTAATCAACAACTCCCAGAGCCTCCAGACCCAAGATGCATCTTGGAACCCCAGGACAGCCTCGCCCTGGCCCCTGCCCTTGTGTGTGCCCTTTGCTGCTGCTTTGGAATCATCTACTGCTGCCTCG GCTACCGCTGCTTCAAGGCAGTGATGTTTCTCTCCGGTCTGCTGTCAGGCGCTCTAGTGATCTTCCTGCTGTGCCATAAGGAGCGAGTGCTGGAGACACAGTTGAGCCTGGAGGTGAGCGCAGGCATCGCCCTGGGCATTGGACTCCTCTGTGGCCTGGTCACCATGCTGGTCCGCAGTGTTGGGCTCTTTCTGACCGGTCTCCTGCTAGGTCTGACCCTGGGTGCTGGAACCTTACTGGGCACTGAACCCATCTACCAGCCACATTCAGCCTGGGTGCCAGTCGGAGGACTGATGGGGCTGGCACTGCTGGGAGCCCTGCTCACACTTCGGTGGCCACGTCCGTTCACAGTCCTGGGCACAGCACTGCTAGGTGCTGCGGTACTGGTGGCCTGTGCTGACTACTTCTTGGAAGGACTGGCCCTAGGCACTCGGCTGGGTAAACGCCTGCAGGCACTTCCAGAGCTGCCTCCTCTTtgctggtatagctgggtcttgctGGGAACCTGGCCAGTCTTGGGGGCTCTTGGGACGCTGGCCCAGTGGAAACTCATGGCTGAGGAGCGTGGGAGCCACACCAATG TGATCTTGAGCCACCAGCAAAGGCACCTCCAGCTCCTTCGGCTCCATCAGCAAGAGGCGAAGAGGCACCGGACCCCTTCTGGGACAGGACTGTGTGGAGGCAGATGTCGGAATCAGCTTCCCCCCAACATCCGGAGCCCTGCTCACAGGCCAGCTCCA AGTTATCAGCAGAGTCTCCGTGAGCTTGAGCTGGTACCAAGCCCCCAGGCCACAGGCCCCCACACCGTCCTGGACCTTGATTCTGACTGCAGCTCCACCGTCCTCCTTACCACACCTCACTGA